The genomic window GCTGGTGCAAGTGACGCTCGAAAGCTCTTCTCAAAAAGGGAGAAATGGGCTGTCCGTGCCGCACAGAGGATTGCCTTCGGCTGGCTTCGCGTTGTGCGGACCACTTTGCTGGCGCCTTGTTCGCGCGCGCTGCGCCAGGTTTCCGTGCTGTGCAGTGCCATGGCATGTCGTGCTATGAGATGGCATTTTTCCACCTGCCGTGCGTGCGTTGCGGAAAACAAAACGCCACGGCATCGCTGCACGTGGCGCTCGGCTATGAAGAAGGCGGGGGCGGGATCAGCTCAGAGGTATTTCTTGGTGAAGAGCGTGCGCTGGAAGGAGGCGAGGCGCTCCAGGATGGTCTTCAGGGACTGCTGCTGCTGGTCGATCATGCCAAACTGCTGGGGCTCGGAGAGCTTGAGGTTTTCGCACTGTGCATTGATGCGCTCCACGGCGATCTTGAGCTCCTTGAGCTTCTGCGTCAGCTCGGGGGTGATGCGGCTTTCCTTGACGGTGTTGCCGAGGATCTCGCATTCGCGGGAGAGGTAGGCCACGGCGTCTGGCAGGGCCCTGCTGCCGCCCACCAGGGTGCCGGTGCTGCTGTCCACGCGGGGCTTGGAGGCCAGGCCGGGGCGGCGCGGCACCACGGACTGCGGCTCGGCAGGCAGGCCGCCATTGCGTGCATCGATGATGGTGGGCGTGATGAAGAGCATGAGGCTCTTGTGGTTCTTGCTGCGGCTCTTGTAGTCAAAGAGCCATTTCAGGCCGGGGATCTTGCTCAGGAAGGGCACGCCGGTCTGCGCTTCCTTCTCTGTGGCCTCATCCAGGCCGCCCACGGCCACGGTGTAGCCGGATTCGATCTCCACGGGGGCATTGTACACGCGGGAGGAGGCCACCGGGTAGGGATTGCCGGAGATGACCTGGGAGCCGATGATGCTGGAGACGGTCACGGCCATGTTCAGCAGCACCTTGTCCGACTGCATGCGCTTGGGCAGGATGTTGAGCACGGTGCCGATGGGCAGGTAGGCCACCTTGGTGGTGGTGGTGGCGCCGGTGGAGCCGGAGCTGGCGGTGGAGCTGGCATCGAGCACGGGCTGGTTGACCACGGCGCGGATGGCCACCTCTCGGTTGCTCAGCGTGACCATGCGCGGGTAGGAGGTGGTATTGGTCTCCTGGTCCTGCATGAGCGCACGCAGCTTCAGGTTCACGTCCTGCGCGCTGAGGATGCTGGTCATGGGGAAGGAGTTGTGCGCCATCTGGTTCACGTTAAAGACCTCCAGCAGCGACTGCACAGAGGTGGCGTAGCCGCCGGTGGTGGGCGTGTTGTTGTACTTGATGGTGGTGGTGGGCAGGCCGGTGGTGGTGTCCACGGTGGTGTTGGACTCCGTCACCTGGCGGAATGTGCCGCCGCTGCCCAGCGTGGAGCTCCAGTCCATGCCAAACTCACGCGAGGGGTCGCGCGAGGTCTCGATAAACTTCACCTCGATGGCGATGAGGGACTGCGGCTTGTCCGCAGCGGACAGAAAGCCCTCCACCCACATGTGCTGCAGGCGTGTGGCCACGATGTAGAGGGTGTTGGAGTCGGATTTCCAGATGACCTTGGGCTTGCGCACGGAGCTGAGTTCATTCGAGTTCATGGCGCGGGCCTCATCCAGCGCACCGCCGCCCATGCCTGCGCCCCCTGCACCGGCCGCGATGCCAGGGATGCCGGCACCACCGCCGCCCATGGCGGCTGCGCCTTCTGCCTCCTCCGGGCCCAGGCCCAGCAGGGCGCGGATGTCATTGACGACCTCGCTGCGCTTGACCTCAAAGGCCTGGCTGGTGCCCTGCAGGTCCATGCCGGTGGCGGCGCTGCTGATGGCCCCGGTCCTCATGGAGGTGGTGCCGGAGGAGGACACGCGCTCCACCATTTCCACGGCGTTGTTTTTGATCTCATAGGACTTGCCGATGAGCTCACGGTCGTCCGCCGGGCGGATGTACCAGATGCCATGGTCTGGTATGATGGCGAGCCCGTTGGCCTTGCACAGCGTCTCCAGCACCTGGAAGGGGCTGGCCTTGATGGAAAAGGTGATGAGCTTGCTGCCTTCGGCGCTGTCGTCCGGCAGGGAAAAGAAGGAGATGCCCGCATCGGTGGCCAGAAAGCGCAGTACGTCGCTCAGCATGGCTTTGGAAAAGTCATACTGCTGTGGCGCGGCGATTCTGAGCTTGCCTGCTTCCGCCTCATACTCAGGGGATAACAGCTGGGCGGCGTTGGAGTTGAACTGGGCGCGCAGAGAGCTTCCTGCGAAGGCTGCCAGAGCTAGGCAGAGCAGGAGTTTTAGCTGGAACAAAGCATGAAATTGGCGCATAATTATGGAAATTATACCTTCACTGGTCGAGCAAATCAAATGACATTTAACACTCCGTTGTCTTGATTTTATGATTTTAGCAAAATATTCAGGAGGATTGACTGTTTTACGCCATTTTCTATAATTTTCATATGTTTCGCCTTGAATTTAGGCAAGTTTAACTATTTAGTATCTGATTGATGACCCCCATAAAATCCACAGTTCCCAAAGCGGGCACGTGCAGTGAGAACTGCTGTGGTGGATTTTCAGTGCTCGAACTCGTCAGCATGATCGCCATTCTCGGCGTCATCACCGGCATCCTGGTCAACAGCATGGGTGGCGATGTGGGCGGCAGCAATGCCGGCAAGCTGCAGGCCGACGTGGCGGGGATCAATCACATGATCGCTCTCTACCTGGCAGATGGCGGCAGTCTGGCGGGCCTTTCCTCCCCGCAGG from Prosthecobacter vanneervenii includes these protein-coding regions:
- a CDS encoding type II secretion system protein GspD; this translates as MRQFHALFQLKLLLCLALAAFAGSSLRAQFNSNAAQLLSPEYEAEAGKLRIAAPQQYDFSKAMLSDVLRFLATDAGISFFSLPDDSAEGSKLITFSIKASPFQVLETLCKANGLAIIPDHGIWYIRPADDRELIGKSYEIKNNAVEMVERVSSSGTTSMRTGAISSAATGMDLQGTSQAFEVKRSEVVNDIRALLGLGPEEAEGAAAMGGGGAGIPGIAAGAGGAGMGGGALDEARAMNSNELSSVRKPKVIWKSDSNTLYIVATRLQHMWVEGFLSAADKPQSLIAIEVKFIETSRDPSREFGMDWSSTLGSGGTFRQVTESNTTVDTTTGLPTTTIKYNNTPTTGGYATSVQSLLEVFNVNQMAHNSFPMTSILSAQDVNLKLRALMQDQETNTTSYPRMVTLSNREVAIRAVVNQPVLDASSTASSGSTGATTTTKVAYLPIGTVLNILPKRMQSDKVLLNMAVTVSSIIGSQVISGNPYPVASSRVYNAPVEIESGYTVAVGGLDEATEKEAQTGVPFLSKIPGLKWLFDYKSRSKNHKSLMLFITPTIIDARNGGLPAEPQSVVPRRPGLASKPRVDSSTGTLVGGSRALPDAVAYLSRECEILGNTVKESRITPELTQKLKELKIAVERINAQCENLKLSEPQQFGMIDQQQQSLKTILERLASFQRTLFTKKYL